From the genome of Muricauda sp. SCSIO 64092, one region includes:
- the rplI gene encoding 50S ribosomal protein L9 has translation MELILKQDVQDLGFKDDIVTVKPGYGRNFLIPQGMASLATPSAKKVLAENLRQRAHKEKQIIDDANKVADSIKAMEIKIPAKVGVGDKLFGSVTNIDLAEAISKAGESIDKKFIAIQGGTIKRTGPYNAKIRLHREVVIDFPFEVIAEAK, from the coding sequence ATGGAATTGATTTTAAAACAAGACGTACAGGATTTGGGCTTCAAGGATGATATTGTCACCGTAAAGCCCGGTTATGGCAGAAACTTTCTAATTCCCCAGGGAATGGCATCCTTGGCTACGCCATCCGCCAAAAAGGTTTTGGCCGAAAATTTGAGGCAAAGGGCCCACAAGGAGAAACAGATTATTGACGATGCCAATAAAGTGGCGGATTCCATAAAGGCAATGGAGATTAAGATACCTGCCAAAGTAGGTGTTGGCGACAAACTGTTTGGTTCAGTAACCAATATAGATTTGGCAGAAGCCATTTCCAAGGCCGGGGAGAGCATTGACAAGAAGTTTATTGCCATCCAGGGAGGTACCATTAAAAGAACAGGACCTTATAATGCCAAGATTAGATTGCATAGGGAAGTTGTTATAGATTTTCCTTTTGAAGTGATTGCCGAGGCAAAGTGA
- the rpsR gene encoding 30S ribosomal protein S18, translating into MSSIEQQAKAKKDGEIRYLTPLNIETTKQKKYCRFKKSGIKYIDYKDPDFLMKLVNEQGKLLPRRLTGTSLKYQRKVAQAVKRARHLALMPYVGDMLK; encoded by the coding sequence ATGTCATCCATAGAACAACAAGCAAAAGCTAAAAAAGATGGGGAAATCAGGTATTTGACCCCATTGAACATAGAGACCACAAAACAAAAGAAGTATTGTCGTTTCAAAAAATCCGGAATCAAATACATTGATTATAAGGATCCTGATTTTTTGATGAAATTGGTAAACGAGCAAGGGAAATTGTTGCCCAGAAGGCTAACAGGAACTTCCTTAAAGTACCAAAGAAAGGTCGCGCAAGCAGTAAAGAGGGCACGCCACCTGGCCTTGATGCCCTATGTAGGTGATATGTTAAAATAA
- a CDS encoding TonB-dependent receptor, which yields MKRFLLLGIAICSSMVFSYSQVTTSNIRGTVLDDQNVPLLGANVIAVHTPTGTRYGAITNEDGRFTLLNLRVGGPYEITISYVGFKEQKETGIFLALGKTFNLDARLVSESQQLDEVVVISDRSGTFGSDRTGSETNLGDRELRRLPTISRSQADFTRLEPTASSDGISFGGRNNQFNNFSLDGSIFNNPFGLDAPTPGGQSNAQPISLDAIDQVQVSLAPYDVRQAGFTGAAVNAVTKSGTNEFRGTVYGFYRNQDLTGGKVSGDDIFVPDLTQTQYGISIGGPIVKNKLFFFANFEVDDREDLGSNFFADRGQGGNNVSRVSASDLQLVSDALAGLGYETGPFEGFLRGSESTKGILKLDWNINDNNRLALIYNFLDASRDLNANPLAIGRRGPDATTLQFANSGYQINNEINSFLAELNSTLGDGTAVNKLQIGYTSFNDFRNPFSSPAPSIQIEQEGVRAIIAGHEPFSINNRLEQDVFQLTNNLTFFSGDHTVTVGFSYEKFDFFNSFNLGTYGGTFGFPIGLDFRDFASVQEFLDNAQPGGLIDNLIQDAETTFNANNQLPIGAPGGWNLAETSVGQLAFYVQDEWDITDNFKLTYGLRADKPLYFNTRDLIDENID from the coding sequence ATGAAAAGATTTTTACTCTTGGGAATTGCCATATGCAGTTCCATGGTTTTTTCCTATTCGCAGGTGACCACCTCAAATATTCGGGGTACGGTCTTGGATGACCAAAATGTCCCCCTTTTAGGTGCCAATGTCATAGCGGTACATACCCCTACCGGAACCAGGTACGGCGCCATAACCAATGAGGATGGAAGATTTACCCTTTTAAACCTTAGGGTTGGTGGTCCCTATGAGATTACGATTTCCTATGTGGGTTTTAAGGAACAAAAGGAAACGGGCATATTCCTTGCCCTGGGCAAGACCTTTAATTTGGATGCGCGACTGGTTTCCGAGAGCCAACAGTTGGACGAAGTGGTGGTAATTTCGGACAGAAGTGGGACTTTTGGCAGTGATAGGACGGGTTCGGAAACCAATTTGGGGGACCGCGAACTAAGAAGATTACCCACCATTAGTCGTTCCCAGGCAGATTTCACCCGTTTGGAACCGACGGCATCTTCCGATGGGATTTCCTTTGGGGGGAGGAACAACCAGTTTAATAACTTTTCGTTGGATGGCTCCATTTTTAACAATCCATTTGGTCTGGACGCCCCAACTCCTGGCGGCCAGTCCAATGCACAGCCCATTTCCCTGGATGCCATAGATCAGGTTCAAGTATCCCTGGCCCCTTATGATGTTAGGCAGGCCGGTTTTACCGGGGCGGCGGTAAATGCGGTTACAAAAAGCGGAACCAATGAATTTAGGGGAACGGTTTATGGGTTCTACAGAAATCAGGATTTGACCGGAGGTAAGGTTTCCGGAGATGATATTTTTGTCCCGGACTTGACACAAACCCAATATGGTATCAGTATTGGAGGGCCAATAGTGAAAAACAAGCTTTTCTTTTTTGCCAATTTTGAAGTTGACGACAGGGAGGATTTGGGTTCCAATTTTTTTGCCGATAGGGGGCAAGGGGGCAACAACGTATCCCGCGTCAGTGCCAGTGATTTGCAATTAGTTTCGGATGCATTGGCAGGGTTAGGATATGAAACTGGACCATTTGAGGGTTTCCTGCGTGGCTCAGAATCCACCAAAGGCATCTTAAAATTGGATTGGAACATTAATGACAATAATCGTTTGGCACTCATCTATAATTTTTTGGATGCCAGTCGGGATTTAAATGCGAATCCATTGGCCATTGGCCGTCGCGGTCCTGATGCCACAACCTTACAGTTCGCCAATAGCGGATACCAGATCAATAACGAGATCAATTCATTTTTGGCAGAATTGAATTCCACCTTGGGTGATGGCACGGCCGTCAATAAGTTGCAGATAGGCTATACCAGTTTTAATGATTTTAGAAACCCATTCTCGTCCCCAGCTCCTTCCATTCAGATTGAACAAGAAGGGGTAAGGGCCATTATTGCAGGCCATGAACCTTTTTCAATTAATAATCGTTTGGAACAGGATGTTTTTCAATTGACCAATAACCTTACCTTTTTCTCTGGTGATCATACTGTTACAGTAGGTTTCTCGTATGAGAAGTTTGATTTTTTTAATTCATTCAATCTTGGAACTTATGGAGGTACTTTTGGATTCCCGATTGGTCTTGACTTTAGGGATTTTGCTTCGGTACAGGAGTTTTTGGATAATGCCCAACCTGGAGGTCTAATTGATAATTTGATTCAAGATGCCGAGACCACATTCAATGCAAACAATCAATTGCCCATAGGGGCACCGGGCGGATGGAACTTGGCAGAGACCAGTGTGGGCCAATTGGCATTTTACGTACAGGATGAATGGGACATCACGGATAATTTTAAACTTACCTACGGTCTTAGGGCCGATAAACCACTCTATTTTAATACCCGTGATTTGATTGATGAAAATATTGATTGA
- the nadC gene encoding carboxylating nicotinate-nucleotide diphosphorylase — translation MISQEQFQKELEYIISNAIREDVGDGDHSSLACIPETVRGKAKLLVKDEGILAGVDFAKQVFAFVDNELAVEVRIGDGERVKFGDIAFVVQGKSQSILQAERLVLNAMQRMSAIATKTAFYVDLLEGTGTKILDTRKTTPGIRALEKWAVKIGGGENHRFALYDMIMLKDNHIDFAGGITKAITMTKNYLRQVGKDLKIIVEARNLDEVSEILESQGVYRILLDNFTYSDTKRAIDLIGNQCLTESSGGINEKTIRKYAECGVDYISSGALTHSVYNMDLSLKAF, via the coding sequence ATGATTTCCCAGGAACAATTTCAAAAAGAGTTGGAATATATCATCTCAAATGCCATTCGGGAAGATGTGGGTGATGGTGATCATAGCTCGCTTGCCTGTATCCCAGAAACCGTTCGGGGAAAGGCAAAGCTTTTGGTCAAGGACGAGGGAATTTTGGCCGGTGTGGATTTTGCGAAACAGGTTTTTGCCTTTGTGGATAATGAACTTGCGGTAGAGGTACGGATCGGGGATGGAGAACGGGTGAAGTTTGGGGATATTGCCTTTGTTGTCCAGGGGAAATCCCAAAGTATCCTACAAGCCGAACGATTGGTGCTCAATGCCATGCAGCGAATGAGTGCCATTGCCACCAAGACGGCTTTTTATGTTGACCTGTTGGAAGGAACGGGAACCAAGATTTTGGATACCCGTAAGACTACCCCGGGAATACGCGCCTTGGAAAAATGGGCCGTTAAAATTGGGGGAGGGGAGAACCATAGGTTTGCACTGTACGATATGATCATGCTCAAAGACAACCACATTGATTTTGCAGGGGGCATTACCAAGGCCATAACTATGACCAAAAACTATTTAAGACAAGTGGGTAAGGACCTGAAAATTATTGTTGAGGCCCGAAATCTGGATGAGGTGTCCGAAATACTGGAATCCCAGGGGGTATACCGTATTCTTTTGGATAATTTTACCTATTCCGATACCAAAAGGGCCATTGACCTTATCGGAAATCAATGTCTTACGGAATCCTCTGGCGGAATAAATGAAAAAACCATCCGAAAATATGCAGAGTGCGGTGTGGACTATATTTCATCAGGTGCGTTGACCCATTCGGTATACAATATGGACTTGAGCCTTAAAGCGTTTTAG
- the priA gene encoding primosomal protein N', translating into MQYFLDVILPIRIERTFTYKITSEEAAALQKGMRVAVPFGKSKIYTAIAFHVHQNPPTAYEAKEIHEILDSHPVLVPTQIKFWQWIADYYMCTLGEVVRAGLPNALLLESETLILPKVLDKVPEGEFTDDEFLIVEALRHQSSLQIKDVADITDRKRVLPLINGLVEKGVVRLKEEIHEKYRPKTVKYIRLNPEYESETALQNLLETLTRAPKQSQAVLSYFSIYGQQKKPVGLTDFEKTSRISKSVIKALIEKSVFEAYELQTDRVVYEEGERKVRDIQLNPLQTKAIGDIQESFEKPRVCLLHGVTSSGKTEVYIKLIKKVIDSGKQVLYLLPEIALTTQLINRLKAYFGNTIAVYHSRYSYNERIEVWNNVLHQSEKAQVILGARSALFLPFSKLGLVVVDEEHEQSYKQFDPAPRYHARDAAIVLANLHGANCLLGSATPSIESYYNVKKGKYGIAEIPRRYGEVLMPEIELVDIKEAHRKKRMKGHFSERLLKAMETALEENEQIILFQNRRGFAPILECTTCGHAAQCPNCDVSLTLHQHREQLRCHYCGFHIPILQSCQACGSSTLDTKGFGTEQIQEELKHLFPDAKVGRMDLDTTRGKYSYDKLINAFEAQELDILVGTQMITKGLDFRNVGLVGIMNADSLLNFPDYRAHERSFQLLVQVAGRSGRTQKRGNVLVQTYNPYHQVLQQVSSYDYPKFFHDQVYEREQFKYPPGTKILRITLKDRDYNKLNEASDWFATSLRNVLKCTVLGPEYPAISRIRNQYLKNILIKFTTAEPVAKTKKSIKRVNQSFDAISNYRSVRVVYNVDHI; encoded by the coding sequence ATGCAGTATTTCTTGGATGTCATCCTACCCATTCGGATAGAACGGACGTTTACCTATAAGATTACTTCCGAGGAGGCCGCAGCCCTTCAAAAAGGTATGCGGGTGGCCGTCCCTTTTGGAAAATCCAAGATTTATACGGCCATTGCCTTCCATGTCCATCAAAACCCACCAACGGCCTATGAGGCCAAGGAAATTCATGAGATATTGGATTCCCACCCGGTGTTGGTACCCACCCAGATTAAGTTTTGGCAATGGATAGCCGACTATTATATGTGTACACTGGGCGAAGTTGTGAGGGCAGGACTCCCCAACGCCCTATTGTTGGAAAGTGAAACATTGATACTCCCCAAGGTATTGGATAAAGTGCCGGAAGGTGAATTTACCGATGATGAATTCTTAATTGTCGAAGCATTACGTCACCAATCCTCCTTACAGATTAAGGACGTAGCGGATATTACGGACCGCAAAAGGGTACTTCCCCTGATCAATGGCTTGGTGGAGAAAGGGGTTGTACGATTAAAAGAGGAGATCCATGAAAAGTACAGACCAAAGACCGTTAAGTATATCCGGTTAAATCCAGAATACGAGTCGGAAACAGCTTTACAAAACTTGTTGGAAACGTTGACTCGGGCCCCAAAACAAAGCCAAGCGGTACTCTCGTACTTCAGCATTTACGGACAACAAAAGAAGCCGGTTGGATTAACGGATTTTGAAAAAACCAGTAGAATCTCCAAATCGGTCATCAAAGCGTTGATTGAGAAATCGGTTTTTGAAGCGTACGAACTTCAAACGGATAGGGTGGTCTATGAAGAAGGGGAGCGCAAGGTAAGGGATATTCAACTTAACCCGTTACAGACCAAAGCCATTGGGGATATTCAAGAGAGTTTTGAAAAACCTAGGGTATGTTTGTTACACGGTGTCACTTCTTCCGGTAAGACCGAAGTATATATCAAACTCATCAAAAAGGTCATTGATAGCGGCAAACAGGTGTTGTACCTACTGCCGGAAATCGCATTGACGACACAATTGATCAATCGATTAAAGGCCTATTTTGGGAATACCATAGCGGTATACCACTCCAGATATAGTTATAACGAACGTATTGAGGTCTGGAACAACGTTTTGCATCAAAGTGAAAAAGCTCAGGTAATCCTTGGTGCCCGGTCCGCTTTGTTTCTTCCTTTTTCCAAGTTGGGTTTGGTTGTGGTTGATGAGGAACATGAACAATCCTACAAACAATTTGACCCTGCCCCGAGATACCATGCCCGGGATGCTGCCATTGTTCTGGCCAACCTCCATGGGGCCAATTGTCTATTGGGTTCTGCTACTCCCAGTATAGAGAGTTATTACAATGTTAAAAAAGGAAAGTATGGAATTGCGGAAATTCCAAGACGTTATGGGGAAGTTTTGATGCCGGAGATTGAGTTGGTCGATATTAAGGAAGCGCACAGGAAAAAACGGATGAAGGGACATTTTTCCGAGCGACTTCTCAAGGCTATGGAAACAGCACTTGAAGAAAATGAACAAATCATCCTTTTTCAAAACAGAAGGGGTTTTGCTCCAATTTTGGAATGCACTACCTGTGGTCATGCCGCTCAATGCCCAAACTGTGATGTAAGCTTAACACTGCATCAGCATCGGGAGCAGCTGCGCTGCCATTACTGTGGATTTCACATCCCAATTTTACAAAGTTGTCAGGCCTGTGGTAGCAGCACATTGGATACCAAGGGCTTTGGGACCGAACAAATTCAAGAAGAATTAAAACATCTTTTTCCGGATGCCAAGGTAGGCCGTATGGATTTGGATACTACCCGTGGTAAATATTCCTATGACAAACTAATAAACGCATTTGAGGCACAGGAGTTGGATATTTTGGTGGGGACCCAGATGATTACCAAGGGATTGGATTTTAGAAATGTCGGTTTGGTCGGCATCATGAATGCGGATTCCCTATTGAATTTTCCCGATTACAGGGCCCATGAGCGTAGTTTTCAGTTATTGGTCCAGGTGGCGGGAAGATCGGGGAGGACACAAAAGAGGGGAAACGTACTGGTGCAGACCTATAATCCATACCATCAAGTGCTGCAGCAGGTTTCCAGTTATGATTACCCCAAGTTTTTTCATGATCAAGTGTATGAGAGGGAGCAGTTTAAATATCCTCCTGGGACAAAAATCCTAAGGATTACGTTAAAGGACCGTGATTACAATAAACTTAACGAGGCTTCCGATTGGTTTGCGACTTCCTTGCGAAATGTTTTAAAGTGCACCGTTTTGGGCCCCGAATATCCGGCAATCTCCAGGATAAGAAATCAATACTTAAAGAATATCTTGATCAAGTTCACTACTGCGGAGCCTGTGGCCAAAACAAAAAAAAGCATCAAAAGAGTAAATCAGTCTTTTGATGCCATTTCCAACTACAGAAGTGTTAGGGTGGTCTATAACGTGGACCACATTTGA
- a CDS encoding DUF2147 domain-containing protein, translated as MGRTVFLISFLMLGAHVGNAQSILGKWKTIDDETGEAKALVEITREQGKLFGRVIEILNKDRKDAKCIKCDGKLKDRPILGLPIIDGFTKEEDGAYKGKRLTDPTKGLTVRGKIWLDPDNENRLKVRGYLAFFYRTQTWLRVNDQ; from the coding sequence ATGGGAAGAACAGTTTTTTTGATTAGTTTTTTGATGCTGGGCGCACATGTTGGCAATGCCCAATCCATCCTGGGAAAGTGGAAGACGATTGATGATGAAACCGGTGAGGCAAAAGCCTTGGTGGAAATCACCCGTGAACAGGGAAAGCTTTTTGGAAGGGTGATTGAGATATTAAATAAAGACCGCAAAGATGCCAAATGCATCAAATGTGATGGTAAGTTAAAGGATAGGCCAATCTTGGGATTGCCCATTATTGATGGTTTTACCAAGGAAGAGGATGGTGCGTACAAGGGTAAGAGGTTGACTGACCCAACCAAGGGACTTACCGTTAGGGGAAAGATTTGGTTGGACCCGGACAATGAAAACAGACTCAAAGTCAGGGGATATCTGGCCTTTTTCTATCGTACCCAAACGTGGTTGCGGGTTAACGACCAATAG
- a CDS encoding YihY/virulence factor BrkB family protein, protein MSQEIEEKLEKIPIINWLVRLLKRIKLPGFEGLSAYNLSEIYIIGIIQGALSSRASAIAFSVFLAIFPLLIFLVTLIPFVIPYVRIGNENFDTQFLLFLESFLPTATGDYFEEIYRQIKDQKHGGLLSSAFGLSIFLVANGVNSIFSAFEYSYHVELTRNFIRQYAYALMVGLLLSILLIVGAVAFVYFEFYIVEYTSEYFGKKFGYDAEKGDAFGLQMAKVLFFFLLSYLTTAILYYFGTVEGRKARFFSIGALVTAILFLLTSYLFGVYVEKFARYNELYGALGGLLILMFYIWLNSNILLLGFELNATLHALRKNVNRRLNNGKNSFFD, encoded by the coding sequence ATGTCCCAGGAGATTGAGGAGAAATTGGAAAAGATACCCATTATCAATTGGCTGGTTAGGTTATTGAAACGGATCAAACTGCCAGGTTTTGAAGGGCTTTCTGCGTATAACCTTTCCGAAATCTATATTATTGGCATTATCCAGGGCGCCCTTTCCAGTAGGGCAAGCGCTATTGCCTTTAGTGTTTTCCTTGCCATTTTTCCCTTATTGATTTTTTTGGTAACCTTGATTCCCTTTGTCATTCCCTATGTACGTATAGGCAATGAAAATTTTGATACCCAATTTCTACTTTTCCTGGAATCCTTTTTACCCACTGCTACCGGTGACTATTTTGAAGAAATATACCGGCAGATAAAAGACCAAAAACATGGAGGATTGTTGTCCTCCGCATTCGGGCTCTCCATTTTTTTGGTGGCCAATGGGGTGAATTCCATTTTTAGTGCTTTCGAATATTCCTATCACGTTGAATTGACAAGGAATTTCATTCGGCAATATGCCTATGCCCTGATGGTGGGCCTACTTCTTAGTATTTTATTGATAGTTGGTGCCGTGGCCTTTGTGTATTTTGAATTTTACATTGTGGAATACACCAGCGAATATTTTGGCAAAAAGTTCGGCTATGATGCAGAGAAAGGCGATGCCTTTGGATTACAAATGGCCAAGGTTTTATTCTTTTTCCTACTTTCCTACCTCACCACCGCCATTTTGTACTATTTTGGGACCGTTGAGGGTAGAAAGGCGAGATTTTTCTCGATTGGTGCTTTGGTGACGGCCATCCTTTTCTTATTGACGTCCTACCTGTTTGGGGTATATGTGGAAAAGTTTGCGAGGTATAACGAACTGTATGGTGCTTTGGGAGGTCTATTAATTTTGATGTTCTACATCTGGTTAAATTCCAATATCCTATTATTGGGTTTTGAATTGAATGCAACACTCCATGCGTTGCGGAAAAATGTAAATAGAAGATTGAACAATGGGAAGAACAGTTTTTTTGATTAG
- a CDS encoding LytR/AlgR family response regulator transcription factor: MKLKSIIVDDSSMQRMAVAKLVNNHPHLALVAEYSNAIEAKNGLKNNEVDLIFLDVEMPIISGFDLLEALENPPQVILITGKPDYALKAFDYDVTDYLHKPITLARFEASVKRAVSKYEQMHRSEEDEEHIFVKSNLKKRKVILNDIKWIEALGDYIKLVTDEANIVILSTMKSFEKQLPAEKFLRIHKSYIVNLEKIEKFNSKNVEVGGRQIPLSRNKKTELAEALANV, translated from the coding sequence ATGAAACTAAAAAGTATAATTGTAGACGATTCTTCTATGCAGCGTATGGCGGTAGCTAAGTTAGTCAACAATCACCCACATCTTGCCTTGGTAGCCGAATACAGTAATGCTATAGAAGCCAAAAATGGTTTAAAGAACAATGAGGTAGACCTTATCTTCCTTGATGTTGAAATGCCCATCATCAGCGGTTTTGACCTACTTGAAGCCTTGGAAAATCCACCTCAGGTCATCTTAATTACGGGAAAACCCGACTATGCGCTCAAAGCTTTTGATTATGATGTGACCGATTACCTGCACAAACCCATAACACTTGCAAGATTTGAGGCATCCGTAAAACGTGCTGTTTCAAAGTACGAGCAAATGCATCGTTCCGAAGAGGACGAGGAGCATATTTTTGTAAAAAGCAACCTTAAGAAACGTAAGGTTATCCTTAATGACATCAAATGGATCGAAGCGCTTGGGGATTATATAAAATTGGTTACGGATGAAGCGAATATTGTTATCCTGTCGACCATGAAATCCTTTGAAAAACAACTACCGGCAGAAAAGTTTCTAAGAATTCACAAGTCCTACATTGTGAACCTGGAAAAAATTGAAAAGTTCAATAGTAAAAATGTGGAAGTTGGGGGACGTCAAATTCCTTTAAGTAGGAACAAAAAGACGGAATTGGCAGAGGCTTTGGCCAATGTTTAA
- the rpsF gene encoding 30S ribosomal protein S6, with protein sequence MNHYETVFILNPVLSETQIEETVKKFEDFLVKNGAKMVAKEDWGLKKLAYPIQNKKSGFYHLFEFTSSGEVINPYEVEFRRDERVMRFLTVKLDKHAIAWAEKRRTKLKVKA encoded by the coding sequence ATGAACCATTACGAAACTGTTTTCATTTTGAATCCCGTTCTATCTGAAACTCAGATAGAGGAAACAGTCAAGAAGTTCGAGGATTTCTTGGTTAAGAATGGCGCCAAAATGGTGGCCAAGGAAGATTGGGGGCTTAAAAAATTGGCCTATCCGATCCAGAACAAAAAAAGTGGGTTTTACCACTTGTTTGAGTTTACATCATCAGGAGAAGTGATTAATCCTTATGAAGTTGAGTTTAGAAGGGACGAACGTGTTATGCGTTTTCTTACCGTTAAGTTGGACAAACATGCAATTGCATGGGCAGAGAAAAGAAGAACCAAACTAAAAGTAAAAGCGTAG